GGAAATGGGAGCTTGGAAGAGGTTTCAGCTCCAAAATCAGGCAGAATTTGTTTACCAGGATCCGCATCCTGCGTTTCTGTGGGGGAAGGGAGAGCTGGAAGAAACCCACAGCGATTCCTGTCACCAGCGAGCGGAGCATAAATAGCTCCTTCAAAAGACGCCTCGAGCTCCTTCAAAAGGCTCCTCGAGCTCCCAAAATCACCCTGATCTGGCAGCTTCCCCTCTCAACCAGAGAATTCAAATCCCTTCTCCAAGGGGATCCaaattccttctcctccctcccacgCAGAGCCAACCCCGGGCACCTCGTGTGACCTCGCGCAAATCCGCGTGTCCCCAGAAACTGGAACGGAATTAGCCAGAAATCAGGATCTCACAAGCAAATCTCCACTGGGGTGGAGGTTTCTCCCAAATCTCCACTGGGATGGAGATTCCTCCCAGATCTCCACTGGTTTGTTCCAAATCTCCACCAGGAATGGAGGCTCCTCCCAGATCCCCACTGGGAgggagttttttttcccaaatttccactGGTTTCCCCCCAAATCTCCACCGAGGACTAAGGTTCCTCCCAAATCTACTCCAGGGTGGGAGGTTCCTTCCAAATCTCCACTGGGATGGAGATTCCTCCCAGATCTCCACTGGTTCCTCCCAAAtctcctccagggatggaggtTCCCCTCCAAGTTTCCACTGGGAAGGAGATTCCTCCCAAATCTCCACTGGTTTCTCCCAGATCTCCACCAGTGAGGGAGGTTTTTTCCCAAATCTCCCCCGGTTCCTCCCAAATCTCCACCGGGCTGGAATTTTCTCCAGGGTGAAAAGGGGGAAGATCACGTAGCCCCACACAGGGGAAGTGTCCACAGACGGGGATTTTTGGGTAGGATTCCCTCatctcctgcctctccagctctgccaccccctccagctctgcctgcctcccCGGCTCATCCTCCCACGGCTTTGTCCCCTCGCAGGTCCCTCCAGCGCCATGCCTTGGGCCACCaccctcatcctcatcctggcCGGGCTCTGCGGGTCCTCCCTGGGCCAGTACAACGAGGAGGAGGACCTGGCGTGGCTCCAGTACTACCTGCGGCAGTCCCGCGTCTCTTCCTACAACTACGTGCCCTACTACGAGGAGGAGAGCCCCGCGTACGCCTACTCCTACCCCTCTGCCACCGACACCGAGCCCGAGCCCGAGCCGGAGCCGCAGCAAGCCGCGCCCTGGCGGTGTCCCCAAGAGTGTGACTGTCCCCCCAACTTCTCCTCGGCCATGTATTGCGACACCCGCAACCTGCGGTACCTGCCGTTCGTGCCGTCGCGGATGAAGTACGTTTATTTCCAGAACAATCTGATCACCTCCGTCCAGGAGGGAGCCTTCGACAACGCCACGGAGCTGGAGTGGCTGGCGCTGCACAACAACCAGATCAGCAGCGAGAAGATGGGGAGAAGGGTTTTTGGGAAGCTGCAGCGCCTGGAGAGGCTCTACATGAACAACAACAACCTGACCAGGCTGCCCAGCCCCCTGCCGCGCTCGCTGCGCGAGCTCCACCTCTCCTACAACCAGATCTCCAAGGTGCCTTCCAACgctctggaggggctggagaacCTCACGGCGCTGTACCTCAGCCACAACTTCATCTTCGAGATGGGCGCGTCCCTCAAGGGGCTCAAGTCATTGATCCTGGCCGACCTGAGCTACAACAACCTCAGGAAGGTCCCCGACGGGCTGCCCGcgtccctggagcagctctacCTGGAGTACAACTACATCAACGCCATCCCCGACGATTATTTCCAGGTGTCCCCCAGGCTGCTCTACGTGAGGATGTCCCACAACAGCCTGACCAACCAAGGGCTCTCCAGCAACACcttcaacagcagcagcatcctggagcTGGACCTCTCCTACAACCGGCTGCAGAAGATCCCGCGGGTCAACACCAACCTGGAGAACCTCTACCTGCAGGGGAACCAGATCAACGGTGAGCAGGGGCgtgggaatgggaactgggatgggaaatggggatgggaatgggaaatgggaataggaatgggaaatggggatgggaattggaaatgggaataggaatgggaaatggggatgggaattggaaatgggaatgggaattggaaatggggatgggaatgggaaatgggaataggaatgggaaatggggatgggaattgggatgggaatgggaaggtGTCAGTGCAGCCATCAGCTGTtgcagggaaaacacagaaCCCCGCAGcggggagctgccagcagcacagacacggGAACAGATTCCCAAATGTTTGCTTTCCAAAGCGGAGCTGCCGCCGTCTGCCCACAAACGCCGCGGAGCCACCGCCGGCTccgccccctcctcctcctcctcctcctcctcctcctcctcctcctcctcctcctcctctgcggGTCCTGCTGACCTTCACAGCACCCCCAGGATCGGGGATGCGGCCCCAGGAGCGCGGCCCCAACCCCTTTGGAGCACCCAGACCGCGGTCCTGCCCCTCCGCCCCACCGAGGCTCCCCTCTGTGGGTgcagcccccaaatccccaaatcccagcgtGCCCCCCCCGCAGCATCCCGCtgccttttccagcagcagcccggcctggagctctgctgccctctAGGCTCAAATCCTgcacggaaaaaaaaaaaaaaaaaacaaacccaaaaatgtattttggagTTTGTTCCATCTCCCGCTTCCAAAcgcagcctgggctgggctgggctggaatttcCCTGCCTGGcgctggcagcagaggagcGCAGAGGGGAcggctgggatggggacagggacatccccGCTCCTGGACACGCTGCCCGAGGGTCCCGCGGTGGCCAGAGGGGTCAGGGGAtggaggctgcagcacaggaagcCTCCAAAAGAGGCTGGAAAGGAAAACCCTGATGGAAAGCAGCGTTTTCCACCCGACTCCACCCTCCGAGCGCTCCATCCCGGCTGGGCAGGGAAGATTCCAaaccctcctgctcctcctggctgTGGCCAGGAGCACCAGGAACCCTTTTAGCTTGAGGGGTTGAGTCCAAATCCACAGGAAAAATCAGCGAATTTGGGCTGCTcctacattttttccccctgcctgCCTCAACACAAAGCAGCTCTCAGAGGTCGATCCCCCAGGACAGAGAATTTCTCACTAAAAATCAGCCCTTGGGGGAAGGATGGGGGGGATTCAGCTccagtgatgccttgagaaggctgagctagagcagaggctggacagggctaaggaataaagcagggatttattaaaaggatctcctcaatggacccaccttgggcagcacaagagcccagccagggctgcacccgagatgaaccaaaatggtcccaaaatgaacccaaaatggtcccaaaatgaacccaaaatggtcccaaaatgaacccaagacGGACCCAAATGGCCAAAAAATGAACCCAAGAGGGACCCAAAATGGtcccaagatggacccaaaatggtcccaagatgaacccaaggtggacccaaaatggtcacaaaatgaacccaagagggacccaaaatggtcccaagatggacccaaatggtcacaaaatgcacaaccGGTCACGGGGTCTCTgacttttataagttctggtccatttgcatcttggagttaattgtccagttgcagctttaggttatgaaatcacatcctgcttgtttttcctctcttcagccCATGTTGTTTATGatcttgggcctgagatctggatcaTTTGAAATTCGGCTCATAGAGCAGGAATTGTTCTGTCTCCCTACCCTGtgaacagagctcaccatcccataacACGaagcccagccccacacactaaagcagcacagaagctgaaaaccacaaaacctAAACGCTGAAGGCCTCAccatctcctctcctccccagagTTCTCCATCAGCAGTTTCTGCTCCGTGGTGGATGTCATGAACTACTCCCGGCTCCAGGTGCTGCGGCTCGACGGCAACGAGATCAAGCGCAACGCGGTGCCCCCGGACGCGCCGCTGTGCCTGCGCCGGGCCACCGTCATCGAGATCTGAGCCACTCTCAGGACTTGTGTCCCCCGCTCCCAGGGACTCCCCTCGTTCCCCCTTTTTCCATCCGACTCGGCTTCGCGGCAGCGCCACCGCAGCGTGCTCCCGGTTTTCCCGAAATTCTCGCTTTTCCCACTCAGATCCCAGCTCCGAGCCCGCCGCGGCCACCCCGCAGAGCGCCGTGCCCGCTGTCacctcctgccccaggctggggtGGGGCACAGCAGGGGTGGGGCTCATCCCGCCTTGGAAAACGGCGAAATCCCAAAGCCGATCCCAAAACCGGCTCTGAACCCCCTGGACGGAGCACCCGAGGGgttgggagctgcaggagtgaAGGGTTAAAGACCTCCAGGCTGGAGGGGTCCCTCAGTGCGGGGTGAGGAGGAGCAAatccatcccttcccttccttttccccccttttccacCAGCCTGCTCCAGAATTAACGGAGAGAAACCCTAAAGGAGAGAAACCCGCCCTGGGCTCAGAGGGAAACCCCCCGAGGAACAGGCTGGGCATGGGAAGGTCCCAAATCTTCCACGCAAACCCCTGGATCAGGGCAGGATGGGGAAAATCCTGGTGCTGTCACCCCTCCCCGGAGCTGTCACCCCTGGTGGTGTCACCCCCAGCTGCCCCTCCCTGAGCTCAGGCCCCCGGGCTATCCCAATTAAAACCCTAAAACTAATCACAGAGCCACGCTGGAAttccctaaaaatcccaaattccccagctcagcccctcggGTGGCTGAGTTTGAGGACCAAGGGGCAGCTGAGCTTTGGGGGTGATCTGTCCAGGGGGTCACCCCGGCCCTCCGCGTTGTTCCTGCATgcaaaaatcataaaaaaaaaaaaaaaccaaaaatcccttATTTTCACCAGCATGAACTGtaaaccccaaacccatcaATAAAACCCTTCCGGAACGTGCAGCCAGCGCCgtcccagcctctgctcctctccGGGATGATTTTCCAGCCATAATCCAGGCTGGAATTGCCGTCTAGCGGCTGGCCCGGGCATGGCACGGAGCTTTCCCCGGGAGCTGCCGCTCCACCGCATTTCCCGGTGAAACAGGGGAAAATATCCATGGAAAAGGCTCAGCGGGAGTGGGAGGGATGGAGGCACCactgggttttttggttttttggtttttttttctggcccCTCAAGCTTCGGTGCTGAGGATTTTtaacagctgggctgggggatggttaaaaaataaaggaaaaaaaaaatggaatttcacaCGGAGGGGAGCAGAAAGTGCCAtgtcccaggctgggagcagccagggaagcagagcctgcaggattCTGTGGGATGCAGGAGTTGGGgttccaaaaaatcccaatcccTGGTCGGGGGCAGCCCCAAAGCTCCAGCCAAGGCTCGTGGAGAAGCCAGGCAGGAGATCCCATCCAATCCTTTGGGACACCCCTTTCCCCAtgccagggtggcacagggacatccACACCCTCATCACGGCCTCATCCCgacatcccaaaccccatcccagaGATCCAAATCCTCCCTGAGGCACCGGGATGGggtgcaggatttgggattccaacaaaaccccaacccctggctgggaccagcccccagctccagccgggAGCCCCAGGCAGGAGATCCCATCCAATCCTTTGGGACacccctttccccatcccagggtggcacagggacatccACACCCTCATCACACCCCactatcccaaaatatcccagagATCCCAACCGCCCTGCAGGCACCAGGAGGGGATGCAGGATTGGGGAGGTTCTAGGGAGCCCCAATCCCATAATTTCAGAGAGATCCTGGAAGGACGGTCCAGATGGAACAAAAAAAGGGGTTGGGGAGGTTTTAGGGAGCCTCAATCCCATAATTTCAGAGAGATCCTGGAAGGACGGTCCAGATGGAACAAAAAAAGGGGTTGGGGAGGTTTTAGGGAGCCTCAATCCCATAATTTCAGAGAGATCCTGGAAGGACGGTCCAGATGGAACAAAAAAAGGGGTTGGGGAGGTTTTAGGGAGCCTCAATCCCATAATTTCAGAGAGATCCTGGAAGGACGGTCCAGATGGAACAAAAAAAGGGGTTGGGGAGGTTTTAGGGAGCCTCAATCCCATAATTTCAGAGAGATCCTGGAAGGACGGTCCAGATGGAACAAGCAAAGGGGTTGGGAAGATTCTAGGGAGCCTCAATCCCATAATTTCAGAGAGATCCTGGAAAGACAGTCCAGATGGAACAAAAAAAGGGATTAGGGAGGTTTTAGGGAGCCCCAATCCCATAATTTCAGAGGGATCTGAGAGACCGGTCCAGATGGAACAACCAAAGGGCTTGGGGAGGTTTTAGGGAGCCTCAATCCCATCATTTCAGAGGGATCTGGgaaaggaacaaacaaaaaaccccgGAGCCGCTCCaaagctcctccagcagctgctggctccaggcagGGCCGGGGATTCCTGATTCCCACCAgctggggggaaggggagggggcaccccccccccccgccccgcttcccccctccccaaaatcccgggacAGCCCCCATTGGTCCCACAGGCGCCCAATCTCTGCCCTGTTGTGGTGGGAACAGCGGGGAACGGGGGCTGGGCTCCCCCTCCTcatccccttcctcctcctcctcctcctcctcctcctcctgctgctgccgggAGGAGCTGCGGGGTCCGGGGGGCCCCTGGACCCCAccgggaaggaggaggaggaggaggaggaggaggaggggggcgtGCAGGGCTTTGTCCAGAcccacagagcaggaaaaaggagtgggaaaccccaaaccaacccgAACCAACCCCCCTGGAGGCtgcagggggtttgggggcGCTGCTGCAGGGGggagccccccaaaatcccatcgGGGCTGTGGGGTTCTCCCAAGGACCCTCCTGGGGTGGGGGATGGCAAAACCCAGCGGCTCCCACTGGGTTCCCCACGGGGACCAGCAGGATTTCTCCAGAACCCCCCAGATTTTGCCCTGAAATCTCCACATTTTGCCCTGAACCCCCAAATTTTGCCATGAAACCCCCAAATTttgccctgaaccccctcaaATTTTGCCATGAAACCCCCAAATTCCACCTCTACTCCTTTCCACATTTCCCCCCTaattcccctcctcccctcgctttttttttttcttttttttttcttttttttttttttttccctcccgCTTTGCAGcctccctccctcagctccAACACTTCCCAGACTGTTTGTAAACATTCCCTTTAGGATGTTTCCTCAGGAAGCGCAAATTCCCGGTGGGAAACAACCCCTTCAAATATTTCCCTCCGGAGAAgcgccaaaaaaaaaaaaaaaaacccaaaaaaaaaaaaaaaaagccaacaaaaaaaccccaaaaaagcagCGAGGCAGCGGGTGCTGGGCTCATCCCAGAGGGATCCAGGGTGGGCAGAACCCCCCAGCAGCGGGGACAGGAGCTCAGGACAGGTCCCCGCGCCCCAAACCGCTGGTGGCACTCAGGGAAGTGTCACCAGTGTCACCCCTTTGCTCGATTCTTCTCGGATTTACCCCAAAACCTCTCCTGGCCAGAGGAGGCTCGGGGACAAAGGGACAAGGGGTGGGCGGCCGTGCCGGGGGCGGGTGGGGACGGTAATTAACGttgataattaataattaactGCCGGGATCCGGCcgcagcagctggggagagatAAGGGAACAGCGGGGAAAGATTCCCGGGAGGGGGAATCCCActcctggcaggggctgaggggtcCCAAAtgcagctgggatttggggttcggGAGGTTTGGGGTCTCTCCACCCGCTCTAGGAAGATGAGGGGCTCCCCGCTCTGAGATCCCAAAAAATTTGGGGGAACCCTGGGGAAagccctgctccccacaccCCACCCCAGCAGCGTTTTGGGTGCAGAAGGGGAGAAATTTGGGCAGGAAATTCCCGATCTGCTACCTCCGAATCAGGAGAGAAACggagctgggattttgggattttggctCTTTCCATCCTCTCTGGGATGATGCTCACCCCTCTGAGACCCCAAACACTTTGTGGGGACCATGGGAAAAGTGCTGCTACCTCCACACATCCCACCCCAGCAGCGTTTTGGGTGTAGAAGGGGAGAAATTTGAGCAGGAAATTCCCGATCTGTTCAGCTCCACATCAGGAATGAAACTCGCcttggattttgggattttggctCTTTCCACCCACTCTGGGATGATGCTCACCCCTCTGAGACCCCAAACACTTTGTGGGGACCATGAGGAACATCCTGctcccccccacacacaccccccaGGCAGCGTTTTGGGAATGGGAGGGAGAAGTTTGGGCAGGAAATTCCCGATCTGTTCAGCTCCCATTCCTGCCTCCCCTTTTGTTCCCCCGGCCATCTGTCCCGCTCGCCCCACGCTCCCTCTGCACGTGCCATAAATACCAAGCCGGGCTTTGTCTCTGCCCCAAAAGGCAGCCTGggccccccaaaacccccccaaagctgctgggggctggcagggcccgGGGGGGCTCTGGTTTGGGGCAGCATCGCCCTTCTCCCCCCTTTCcgggaggttttggggtggttctGACACCACAACCGTCCATGGGATCCGTGAGCACGGCCTTGGGATGGAGCTGAAAAcggggaaaaagggagaaaggggaaTTGTCAGCCTGAATGTTGGGGCACAGCTCCATGGCTGCACCCCAAAATCTGCGCTGATGACCGGAGGGGAACTTGTGGGGCAGATCCTCTGTGGGATCCTCCCCAAAAGTGGGATACAACCCCCTAAAAATCcaacaaacacagcagaaatcGAGGAAAACGCCCTCCCAGAAACAGGgcatcctgggttttttttggcaggaTTCCCACAGAATCCATGGCTGCACCCCAAAGATCTGTGCTGATGACCGGAGGGGAATTTGTGGGGCAGATCCTCTGTGGGATCCTCCCCAAAAGTGGGATACAACCCCTTAAAAATCcaacaaacacagcagaaatcGAGGAAAACGCcctcccagagccagggcaTCCTGGTTTTTTGGCAGGATTCCCACAGAGAGGGACGATCTCCGCGATGGGGGGTGAGTTCTGAGGGAGCCCCACAGCCACATCTCATCCCAATCCCGTTTTTAATCCCGAGCCAGGCGGGGCAGCtgctcccccccagccccggccttGCCCTTCCCTGTTTATCCGGCGCC
This Vidua macroura isolate BioBank_ID:100142 chromosome 24, ASM2450914v1, whole genome shotgun sequence DNA region includes the following protein-coding sequences:
- the LOC128818640 gene encoding fibromodulin, whose amino-acid sequence is MPWATTLILILAGLCGSSLGQYNEEEDLAWLQYYLRQSRVSSYNYVPYYEEESPAYAYSYPSATDTEPEPEPEPQQAAPWRCPQECDCPPNFSSAMYCDTRNLRYLPFVPSRMKYVYFQNNLITSVQEGAFDNATELEWLALHNNQISSEKMGRRVFGKLQRLERLYMNNNNLTRLPSPLPRSLRELHLSYNQISKVPSNALEGLENLTALYLSHNFIFEMGASLKGLKSLILADLSYNNLRKVPDGLPASLEQLYLEYNYINAIPDDYFQVSPRLLYVRMSHNSLTNQGLSSNTFNSSSILELDLSYNRLQKIPRVNTNLENLYLQGNQINEFSISSFCSVVDVMNYSRLQVLRLDGNEIKRNAVPPDAPLCLRRATVIEI